One Setaria viridis chromosome 7, Setaria_viridis_v4.0, whole genome shotgun sequence genomic region harbors:
- the LOC117862949 gene encoding uncharacterized protein — protein MAVLPPLPPATNARVSINGLSTHPRIRRTYSRSLLITSSNEMTKLDDKILAFQNLTEITSLHIEDSPNLVSLSSEGFRKLLNLRELEIVRCGNLVSSCVNVVSEDWKTMDCPALPCLTRLRIESCGSVAGRWLTEMLPHMLSLEKLDIHCCPQIQSISVHYTNQEEQHVSFSPSPERIPARSAQDEFHLHIPLNVISTLRSLHIQSCPEMELCGSKEWFRGFTSLMELKISYCPKLFSSTNEKFPLPPSIQEMQIECLPTRLQPYFLENQTSLKNLVVGCSPDLHSLRLHFCTALEVLEIYNCGQLAVLEGLQCLNCLRRLYIQMNPKLSAAWVLKCQDQEGSTHTLLPRSLEVLRIKALQDETVPYLMARLPSLTQLELGFLRALKKLDVLFCKSLASLEGLQSLGSLTDLTILGCYSITPCLNFMSQQAVGFNLFPRLERIKMDDFSALTTSFCKHLTSVQHLVLLENSNSNIKRACLTDEQEKALQLLTSLRKLRFIHCKNLVHLPAVLHSLPSLKKLFVQDCPCIARLPEKGLPPSLEKLKIIDCSAELNEKCRMLAKMIKVKIDRGYVN, from the exons ATGGCGGTGTTACCTCCCCTGCCACCAGCTACAAATGCTCGAGTATCAATTAATGGGCTTTCAACACATCCAAGAATAAGAAGGACATACAGTCGAAGTTTGTTGATCACATCCTCTAATGAGATGACAAAGCTTGATGACAAGATTTTGGCTTTCCAAAATCTAACAGAGATTACATCGCTGCACATTGAAGACAGTCCAAATCTGGTGTCTCTTTCATCTGAAGGCTTCAGGAAGCTCCTCAATTTAAGGGAGTTGGAAATTGTCAGATGCGGCAATCTGGTCTCATCATGTGTCAATGTTGTTTCTGAAGACTGGAAAACTATGGATTGTCCTGCCCTTCCATGTCTCACACGTCTCCGTATTGAGTCATGCGGTAGTGTAGCTGGGAGGTGGTTAACTGAAATGCTGCCGCATATGCTCTCCCTTGAGAAATTGGATATACACTGTTGTCCCCAGATACAATCTATATCAGTCCATTATACTAACCAAGAGGAACAACATGTCAGTTTTTCTCCATCCCCAGAACGCATACCAGCACGCTCAGCCCAAGATGAATTCCACTTGCACATCCCGTTAAATGTCATCTCAACACTCAGGAGTTTACATATTCAAAGCTGCCCAGAAATGGAGTTATGTGGCAGCAAGGAGTGGTTTAGAGGATTCACCTCCCTTATGGAGTTAAAGATTTCATATTGCCCGAAATTGTTCTCTTCCACGAATGAGAAGTTTCCCCTTCCGCCGTCCATCCAAGAGATGCAAATCGAGTGTCTCCCGACTAGGCTGCAGCCTTACTTTCTCGAGAATCAAACATCTCTCAAGAACTTGGTAGTGGGATGTAGCCCGGATTTGCACTCTCTACGTCTGCATTTCTGCACAGCTCTGGAGGTGCTGGAGATCTACAATTGTGGACAACTGGCTGTATTGGAGGGCTTACAATGCCTGAACTGTCTTCGAAGATTGTACATTCAGATGAATCCTAAGCTGTCTGCTGCATGGGTTCTCAAATGTCAAGATCAGGAGGGAAGCACTCACACTCTCCTTCCTCGATCACTTGAGGTACTTCGCATCAAGGCTCTCCAGGATGAGACTGTGCCCTATTTGATGGCTCGCCTCCCTTCCCTCACCCAGCTAGAG CTAGGTTTCCTCAGAGCATTGAAAAAGTTGGATGTTCTATTCTGCAAGTCGCTCGCTTCACTGGAAGGGTTGCAATCCCTTGGGAGCCTCACGGATTTGACAATATTGGGCTGTTACAGCATAACTCCGTGTTTGAACTTTATGTCACAACAGGCAGTGGGATTTAATCTATTCCCTAGACTAGAAAGAATTAAGATGGATGACTTTTCTGCCCTTACAACGTCTTTCTGCAAGCATCTTACCTCTGTACAGCATCTAGTTCTACTtgagaattcaaattcaaatatcAAAAGGGCCTGCCTTACAGATGAGCAAGAGAAAGCACTTCAGCTCCTCACGTCTCTGCGAAAGCTCCGGTTTATTCACTGCAAGAATCTCGTACATCTTCCTGCTGTGCTACATAGCCTTCCTTCCCTCAAGAAATTATTTGTCCAGGATTGTCCATGCATCGCAAGGCTTCCTGAGAAGGGCCTTCCACCTTCATTGGAAAAGCTTAAGATCATTGACTGCAGTGCAGAGCTAAATGAAAAATGCAGAATGCTTGCAAAAATGATCAAGGTCAAAATTGATAGGGGATATGTAAACTGA